A region of Chitinophaga horti DNA encodes the following proteins:
- a CDS encoding response regulator transcription factor, producing MKILIIEDERAMAAEMEVFLKKSYVCDLAYNARQGLQKMEENQYDFILLDLGLPDKDGLVVLQEARKNCPDASYIILTARGQLEDRIKGLDLGADDYLPKPFSLLELQSRMQAIARRKFGLSDNTVELGDFKVDLNKRAVFLGQEEVVLSRKEFDLLSYMLLHKNRPLTRMQLSEHIWGNFTDDDYDSNYIDVHIKNIRRKLSAFGSVEWLQTIRHVGYKIKI from the coding sequence ATGAAGATATTGATCATTGAAGACGAAAGGGCCATGGCGGCGGAAATGGAGGTGTTCCTGAAAAAGTCGTACGTGTGCGACCTGGCTTATAATGCCCGCCAGGGACTGCAAAAGATGGAAGAAAACCAGTACGACTTCATCCTGCTGGACCTTGGCCTGCCCGACAAAGACGGCCTGGTCGTATTGCAGGAAGCCCGAAAAAACTGCCCGGATGCATCGTACATCATCCTTACCGCACGCGGACAGCTCGAAGATCGCATTAAAGGGCTGGACTTGGGCGCGGATGATTATCTGCCTAAACCGTTTTCGCTGCTGGAACTGCAATCGCGGATGCAGGCCATTGCCAGGCGCAAGTTCGGATTGAGTGATAATACGGTGGAACTGGGCGACTTTAAGGTAGATCTTAATAAACGGGCGGTGTTTTTGGGACAGGAGGAAGTGGTGCTTTCGCGCAAGGAGTTCGACCTGTTAAGTTATATGTTGCTGCACAAAAACCGGCCGCTTACGCGGATGCAGCTCAGTGAACACATCTGGGGTAACTTCACCGATGATGATTACGATTCCAATTACATTGACGTACATATTAAAAACATCCGCAGGAAATTGTCTGCCTTCGGTTCGGTGGAATGGTTGCAGACGATCCGCCATGTAGGATATAAAATCAAGATATAG
- a CDS encoding sensor histidine kinase: protein MKLFTKLTLFITLSKLAVVVLFVLLLPGLVDSIASRYTDYYLSQQKNKVLQVIDKNGIDYYLEGEADYGSYTMLKEEYISLEPVGKNILPDTIATMRRLVEDDTLTYRILSHVFSNNGKSYMLEVGKTSASIGQYNRPLQKMALYVLIGLIVITIVTDLIFTRLLLKPLGVIIHNRLLNRRFPFKETAPPIQTSTTDFKYLDASLVDLMTQIREAFEKEREFTSNASHELMTPVSILQTKMENLLGEGELPEETEKQVVGMMKTLNRLKKIVNSLLFISRIENDQFPKSDTFAMHTLVEEVMEELDHRLPEKRLQFSASISRNAILRGLNHDLIFQLIYNLLNNAVRYNREGGSIHVTDSYKAGEPYHLSLQDTGIGIPEQELVNIFNRFKKVEKTGNEGYGLGLSIVSTIARYHDIQIEVTSQVGEGTTFTLVFPEDQLV from the coding sequence TTGAAGCTATTTACCAAACTTACGCTGTTCATCACGCTGTCGAAACTGGCAGTGGTGGTGCTATTTGTGCTGCTGCTACCTGGTTTGGTAGACAGCATTGCCAGTCGTTATACCGACTATTACCTCAGCCAGCAAAAGAATAAGGTGTTGCAGGTGATCGATAAAAACGGGATCGATTATTACCTGGAAGGAGAAGCGGACTACGGCAGCTATACGATGTTAAAGGAGGAATACATCTCGCTGGAGCCCGTCGGTAAAAACATCCTGCCCGATACGATTGCCACGATGCGCAGGTTGGTGGAAGACGATACGCTCACTTACCGCATTCTCAGTCATGTGTTTTCGAACAACGGTAAAAGTTATATGCTGGAAGTTGGTAAAACCTCCGCCAGTATTGGTCAGTACAATCGTCCCTTGCAAAAGATGGCGCTATATGTACTGATCGGGCTTATCGTCATTACCATCGTTACCGATCTTATTTTCACGCGCCTGTTATTGAAGCCATTGGGTGTAATTATCCATAACCGATTGTTGAACCGCCGTTTTCCCTTCAAAGAAACTGCGCCGCCTATTCAAACCAGCACTACTGACTTTAAGTATCTCGACGCCTCCCTGGTGGACCTGATGACCCAAATCCGCGAGGCATTCGAGAAGGAGCGCGAGTTTACCTCCAACGCCTCGCATGAACTGATGACGCCTGTAAGCATTCTTCAAACCAAAATGGAAAACCTGCTGGGAGAAGGAGAGTTGCCGGAAGAAACAGAAAAACAGGTAGTCGGCATGATGAAAACCCTCAACCGGTTGAAGAAGATCGTCAACTCCCTGTTATTCATCTCCCGCATCGAAAATGACCAGTTCCCAAAGTCGGATACGTTTGCTATGCATACACTCGTGGAGGAAGTGATGGAGGAGCTTGATCACCGCCTGCCGGAGAAGCGCTTACAGTTTTCTGCCAGCATTTCTCGTAACGCTATCCTGCGCGGACTTAATCACGATCTTATTTTCCAGCTGATCTATAACCTGCTGAATAATGCGGTGCGTTATAACCGGGAGGGTGGTAGCATTCATGTAACAGACAGCTACAAAGCCGGTGAACCTTACCATTTATCATTGCAGGATACGGGCATTGGCATCCCGGAGCAGGAACTGGTGAACATTTTTAACCGGTTCAAAAAAGTGGAGAAGACGGGCAACGAAGGTTATGGACTCGGTTTATCGATCGTTAGTACCATTGCCCGCTACCATGATATCCAGATCGAAGTAACATCGCAGGTAGGAGAGGGCACCACTTTTACATTGGTCTTCCCGGAGGATCAGCTGGTTTGA
- a CDS encoding secondary thiamine-phosphate synthase enzyme YjbQ: MKMFQQIIQLSARKRGFHIITPEVLQSLPQLSEIKTGMLQVFIQHTSASLTINENADPTVRKDFETYFNKAVPQNDPDYVHNDEGPDDMPAHLKAAMLGSSMLIPVHNGRPLLGTWQGIYLCEHRDYGGARRLVITAWGV, from the coding sequence ATGAAAATGTTCCAGCAAATCATACAACTCAGCGCCCGTAAGCGCGGGTTCCATATCATTACCCCGGAAGTATTACAATCACTGCCACAGTTGAGCGAAATCAAAACCGGCATGCTGCAGGTGTTTATACAACATACTTCCGCGTCATTAACCATCAACGAAAATGCCGATCCTACCGTTCGCAAAGACTTTGAAACCTACTTTAACAAGGCCGTCCCCCAGAACGATCCCGATTATGTTCATAATGATGAAGGGCCGGATGATATGCCGGCGCACCTGAAAGCCGCGATGCTCGGTAGTTCTATGCTCATACCGGTACACAACGGCCGACCGTTACTAGGTACCTGGCAGGGCATTTACCTTTGTGAGCACAGGGACTATGGTGGTGCGAGAAGGTTGGTAATTACGGCCTGGGGCGTGTAG
- a CDS encoding META domain-containing protein, whose protein sequence is MKRTLSLFAAASLMACNNGAPKTGAQPAPEALKQATATNWKGELPCADCEGIAYLLQLQPNDTFYERSIYLGKPGDAFVDKGTWEMSSDSLVTLHNVAGETKFLAFRGEKLELLDKDAKPITSSLAAKYKLERTTLSNVQTPNTVDFTASGNEPFWSLEIDFDKSMHFKNVDGAEIVTPASQGERAADAPVTRYHAETEQGSLTVQLFRQTCENDMSGEQSAYSVTVDVKFKGDTDYKQYTGCGHFLGAYRLNTLWALEKIGNQAIDPKESPKGSPTLELQLVEGKVYGYGGCNRFGGDVKLENGQLVFGPLMSTEMACANSDVEARYLKLLTGQKITYVLDGEHLYLGEGENKMTFSKAKIDNTIKRGK, encoded by the coding sequence ATGAAAAGGACCCTCTCCTTATTTGCCGCGGCCAGCCTGATGGCCTGCAACAACGGTGCTCCGAAAACCGGCGCCCAACCTGCGCCGGAAGCGCTTAAGCAAGCCACTGCCACCAACTGGAAAGGCGAATTACCCTGCGCCGATTGCGAAGGCATCGCTTACCTGTTGCAACTGCAACCTAATGATACCTTTTACGAACGCTCTATTTACCTTGGTAAACCCGGCGATGCGTTTGTAGACAAAGGCACCTGGGAAATGAGCTCAGACAGCTTGGTTACCCTGCATAACGTAGCGGGTGAAACCAAGTTTCTTGCCTTTCGTGGTGAAAAACTTGAGTTGCTGGATAAAGATGCGAAACCGATTACCTCATCGCTCGCCGCGAAGTATAAACTGGAAAGAACGACGCTATCAAACGTACAAACGCCCAACACCGTTGATTTCACCGCCAGTGGCAACGAACCTTTCTGGTCGCTGGAAATAGATTTCGATAAGTCGATGCACTTTAAGAACGTGGATGGTGCGGAGATCGTGACCCCGGCAAGCCAGGGCGAGCGGGCGGCAGATGCGCCTGTAACACGCTATCATGCGGAAACGGAACAAGGCTCACTCACCGTGCAGCTGTTCCGCCAGACCTGCGAGAACGACATGTCGGGCGAGCAATCGGCGTACAGCGTAACAGTAGATGTGAAGTTTAAAGGCGATACTGATTATAAGCAATACACCGGCTGCGGACATTTCCTGGGGGCATATCGCCTTAATACGCTGTGGGCTTTGGAGAAGATAGGCAACCAGGCGATCGATCCGAAGGAGTCGCCTAAAGGTAGTCCTACCCTGGAATTACAACTGGTGGAGGGCAAGGTGTACGGCTATGGCGGCTGCAACCGATTTGGTGGTGATGTTAAACTGGAGAACGGGCAATTGGTATTCGGCCCCCTGATGTCTACCGAAATGGCTTGCGCCAACTCGGATGTGGAAGCTCGTTACCTGAAGCTGCTCACCGGCCAAAAGATAACGTATGTGCTGGATGGCGAGCATCTCTACCTCGGCGAAGGGGAAAACAAAATGACTTTTAGCAAAGCGAAGATTGACAATACGATTAAACGTGGAAAATAA